The genomic region GCAGTTTTACATGATACGATTGAAGATTGTGAAGGTGTATCGAGAGAAATCCTTGCACGGGAATTTTCGGAACGAGTGGCAGGAATTGTAGCACAGGAAAGCGAAGATAAAACCAAGACATGGATGGAACGCAAGTCTGCAACGATCGAACATATACGAAATGCACCGAGAGAAGTACAGATGGTAGGATTGGCGGACAAGTTATCGAATATGCGCGATATTGACAGGGATTATCCGGTATATGGAGAAGAACTATGGAACCGTTTCAGGATGAAGGATAAAAAGATCATAGGCTGGTATTATATAGGAATCAGAGATGCGTTAAAAGATGCATTTGAGGGAGTAGAAGCTTATGAAGAGTACAGCAGGCTTGTTCATAAGAATTTCGAGTGAAGAAAGTTATGCAAAAGAAGTTGAAAATATTCGCTT from Dorea longicatena harbors:
- a CDS encoding HD domain-containing protein: MINKAIEFATRAHAGQFRKGTRRPYIVHPIEVGDIVSTMTQDEEIISAAVLHDTIEDCEGVSREILAREFSERVAGIVAQESEDKTKTWMERKSATIEHIRNAPREVQMVGLADKLSNMRDIDRDYPVYGEELWNRFRMKDKKIIGWYYIGIRDALKDAFEGVEAYEEYSRLVHKNFE